ACAAGTCGTGGCAAAATTCCAGCATGAAGGGGAAGATCATATGGCACCATCTGCAAGACACGGTTACATTTTAGGTCATAGCAACACATTTatgtattatgttttattttagggtAGATGTTACTGTGTAtacaatccttttttttaaaattatttattcCCGTCCAAATTAGGAAAAACAGACAATGTTAAGTGTTtaggacaaagacagaaatgCTCATATTTGATGACCAATAGTCTGAACGTGACAATCAACAGCAATGTATTTAATGATATTAAAGAGGGAATTCTTGGTTAAACATTATTCAAAACATTGACCCTGCCCACATTCCTTCTGCACACCCCAGTGAGTCATCGCCTCTTTTCCACTGTTATGCAATTCAAAATGATTAGTGACCAAGTAAAATGTGTTCAAAGTTTTAATACATCAAGGCACCAACTGTACAAAATTGACAGTAAAGAAAAGAACATCATTTACCTTTAATCGTGTACAAAAGTAACAATGCGGTGAAAGTGATGAAAGCGTAAACAGAGATTTTAATAGAGGATATAGATGTGTTGTAACACACTACACATGaattgtgtgtaaaaatgtaattttaaatcATATTGCACTTCTTTAAAACATCACATCTCCCACGTAGATTGAGCTGTACGCTATTCAGTCTTTGGCACTAATCAAACCATATGTTGATTCTGGAGGTGACGTCCATGTCCGACTGAAAAGTTGAGCTCATTGCTTTCAGTTATATGGCGGATTATATCTGGGCTGAAAGAcaagaatacatttttttgataACTACTTTTGAATACCCGCTGATGCTGCATTGTGTTTTACTTTGCGCCCCCAGCAGAGCCAAAGACACGGAAACAAGAATTCAAACACAGCCTGCACAGAAAATTCACCATCCTGTCCAGCAGTAAACGCCAACAAGCAGGAAAAGTTTGTTTTCCACCAGCTGCAGCATTAGGTAGATGCCAAATTATTCATACTGACTATTTCAGGAGAAACCAAGTACTAGAGTACAGCtgaaatacacatttaactGTATTCTGTACTCCTCTCTGTGGATATTTAGATGACCCGAGTGGATGTCAGAATATAGGTGGCAGCATTGTCACcagtttaaaaatatttagCTGGTAGCTGGTTGTCATTTTCCACCCTGAACCACAAGACAGACGTTCCACTCCACACCAGAGCAAAAATACACCACCTAAAAAGTGcagcaagcaagcaagcagTGTAGTGCCATGTGTAAGCAGTAGTGTTGGTACTCACCAGCATGCCTCCTGGTGCAGCAGGCCCACCATATGGACCCATGGGCCCTGGACCAAAGGGACCAGGGGCAGGAGGGAAGCCACCACCTGCAGATGGTCCCCATGACCCAGTGGGCATTGGGGGGAAGCCTCCAGCAGGAAAGGCAGGGAAAGAGCCAGGGCCAGCTGGAGGGGGGAATCCACCAGGACCTCCTGGTCCATACATGCCATTGCCTCCTGGGTGTCCTGGCTGGCCACCTGGATAAGGCACATTAGGATAAGGCCCAGGGGGAGCTCCGGGACCAGAGGCAAACGGTCCAGTTGGGTAAGGTACAGGGCCTCCAGGTAGCTGTCCTGGAGCTCCTTCAGATGGGTAGTGCCCAGGAAACTGCCCGGGGAACTGCCCAGGAGCACCTGGGCCAGAGGGGAACTGCCCTGGAGCTCCTGGTGCAGGTGGAAATTGTCCAGGTACTCCATGACCAGGGGGAAACCCACCAGGTGCTGAAGGAGGTCCAGGGTATTGCCCTGGTGCTCCAGGACCAGAGGGGAACGGAAACTGGCCTGGTGCTCCAGGGCCTGATGATCCCCCAGCGAAGCCACCTGGGGCTGAAGGCTGGGTGGGAGCTCCGGGGGCTGAACCTGGCCATCCTGGGTTTGCAGGAAGTTGAGGGTTACAAGCAGGAGCAGTTGGATTGGTGTTACCTATTTTTTCTGCTTTGCGTGGGGTGTCGTCTCCCAAAGCATCTGACAGCTGAAAGCGAAGTAAACAGAGAAAGTCactctctttccttctttttaaagCTGACAGTCAAagatgttgcttttttttcaatCTAGGGCTGAACAATATTGAAAAGATGTATTGCCTCCATGCTATCATCCTGTATTATATACATATCacaaatgtatatttgtatatatatattgtatatatatatgtatatcacaTATTTAATTTCATCTGCATCTTGCATCTGTCTGTTAGTAAGCAGCtagggctgcagcgattatgcgattactgaattaatagagcactattttgataattgataaattcagatttttttttaaataattaaaaaagctttctgatttttcagcttcttaaatttgaattattgctggtttcattgctccatttgaccaagaaatcattcaaatgttgttttatggacaaaacaagacaattgagAACATGATCATTTCTAGGTTTTGGGTACAGCTGAACAATCATTTAATCAATCTATCATTTTCATATCACAGGAGgtgcaatatttcttaaagccaaaatgagtgtcaaattaccattttacattaaatattgcCCTGAACTGTACACATCATGTTCTACAGActtgaagaaaacatctttgtttctcacagatgtgcacaaatatcacacgggaatcattttaaatgtcattgaaatgacaaatgacaattatatatttatacaaattATTTCAGCTagttttgggaaacaccaataaatatttttaaaccaaacaaatgaattaataattgacagaataatcgattatgaaaataatcgttagtggCAGCTCTATAAGCAGTTAACCcaaagtaaaaatacatttctaccCAAGTATTTCTTTAATTATTGCGTCACAATAGTCAAAACACTGTATCGCATACAGCAGGTTTGTGCAGTCCTATTATTTTTCCCAATGATTCCCAGTAAACATAATTAAAAGATGAACTCACCGAGAAGTCTGCCATGATCtacagcacaaaaacacaagacacaacTTTCATTAGTGGGTGACTCTAACAACCGTTTATAACAAGCTGTCAGACACTGGAGGGCATGTCACACTGAACTGAAAGCTATGAGTAATAGCAGGGTAAATGTTTCCATTCCTGACTAGTCATCGACAAAGTCCACTTGGGCAGAGTCAAAACAGCTCGGACATTACTATGACAACATATGgaaacactgcactgacttaATCTGAATATGAAATTAAGATGTAGCTCCTCACATATGTACTTAACTGCTGTTAGACAGTTGGCTAAGGAGCTAGCTAACAGCTAGCTAGCAGTCCGTAAAGTGGAAACAGTTCACGTTCAGGAGGCTTATGTTAGCTTCCTGGTGTCCAGACAGCGTAATGTAGATATTCGATGACATTACACGATACCTCGCCAGATGATGGGACTCCTCTCGGGTGATAGTAGGACTAGCGGGTGTGAGGGCGGTGGTTTTTATccagctgctactgctgctgctgctgctgtagaagCCAGTTAGCCTGCTAACTCAGCCTTACGAGGGACTGGACTACAAGCTAACAGTGGAAGTGTTTCGCtgaacaactacaactactgagGAGGAGGGCGGGGCCATGATCACaaacgcacagacacacacacacacgcgcgcgcgcgcgcgcgcgcgcactctctcgctctctctctctctctctctcacacacacacacacacacatacacactcacacatgcatacaaacatacacacacatacacacacaccactcaaTTTAGTGGTTTAATTGACCTAAACCACCAAATTGAAACCACCATTCTCgtggtttgaataaaaaaaaatgtcccccatccatccattttatatttttttaccgGATTCACaagattttcttcattttttttcatagaAAATAATGATACTAGTTTAAtttataaatcacattttatacaTAAAACGAACAAAACGTGTTTGAtcaaataaaaaggtaaaaaaaacattatggtGCGTGTATTTATCAGGCTTGACATAAGAGTGTAGTAGGACATTAATAATTACTGAGTTATGACCAACTTTTGCAGGAAGGGGGCGCTGGTCTCGTGTGGGATTGGCCAAAGCAGTCACAAGATGTgaagtatatattttaaaaaaaaaacattgaaagcGTCTCTGCCATTCAgaacagcttcagcagcagcttcagggaAACTCAACTCTACTACAATGGTAAGTTGTTTAACGTAGACGCGACAGAGCTGTCgccattttatgttttttgatttttagcCGCGTGCTCTTTGTTAAAGTTACGGGGAATGTTGAGGGGAAAAGTACGGTAGTTCACTAGCAGTTAGCCTGCTAGCTTACCATTAGTTCCGCCCTCTGTCTATCGTATCAAGTTAGACAGAGAAGCTCCGGTGGTTTTCCGGTgtttgatttcaaaataaaataccctTGCCCAAACGTCTGATTTTTGAGTAGTTGTCATTAAACTCCCGCAATATGCGGTGCTCCGCGTTCTGTCCTCGcatgttaatgttgtttatgCAGAGCAGATGTAGAtagacattttcttcattgagcaaaataaataaacataaaataagtaATAGTTGTAGAGGGTtccagcatagaagtcaaggaggtagcagcctgtTTAGCAAactgttgtagtcattagtcatatcgacAGATCCTGGTGTAATTGTCAATAAGCGGTTATACATTTTTAAGACAACATCTGCCCATACCGATATCATGTCGGTAATATCATGTGTCCCTAGTAATTTGAGGACTGAACATGATGTGTAACGTGTTTTGCAGTTTGTATTAAAACACAGTCATTTGCTTTTAAATTGCAGGAGTTGTAAATCATTAACATTTTGACGGATAATCAATAGGagcagtaaataataataatgccaaACTCCAGTGTAACAAATTATTGTGCAACTTGTATATGTTTTGTGATTATTGGCCAGACCAACAAATCGGTTGTTGCCCTTTGTCGATGATCAGTCTTGCCCCTGATTTTCAAAGAACGGTTTTGGCCAATACCTCTACTTATAATTGGTCTTATTTGGGCCTTCAGGATGTTTCCAGacagatgcttttattttagaGACCAAACTGGCAGACTTCCGGTAGTAACGTGGCTCGAAGTGATGTGTTTAGACTTGTCTTCTATGAGCAGCTGTCTTCATGCTAGCTCGCCTCAGTCGTGATGAACCCaggtttcctgttttgtttgtagCTGCGCGTCGTCATCACAGTTTGAGTCTCTACTCTGCTCACTGACATTTTGGCGTCAGTGACACCTTGTTTTACACACAAGATGCATCAAATTAAAGTGGTAGTTTGAAGTTTTCCTGAGGAATGTGGAGGAGGAATAAACCTGTAGCCACCTCCGGCTTTTTTGAAGTCAGGACTGATGGTaatcttttctcctctgcatcCGGTTGTTCAAGAGTCCCAACCACACAAACTCCAgtcctttttttaatcttcagaGATTTGTGCGTGAGCTCAGTGAAATCCTGACTCCCACCAGCCATCTGTTGATGAAGATGTATTTATAGAATGCAGGGATTCTGCACAGACTCTTCAGgagttttatatctttgtgcTGCTGGAGTTATGTAATGTGGACGTTACAGGTTCCAGCCAATGAAACCTTGTAGAGACAGATTTATTGTGGTCTAATAAACAACTGCAGGGTGTTTGGACTCCTGCTAAAACATGGTTTAACTTGAGAAAGTGTCAATACACTCCCTGGTTTTGCAAAGTAAACAACTTTAATTTAGCCATAACCTACTGTACGTCCCTAGAAAACGTAATCCAAATCTCTCTTTTACCTTTTGATTTATGCTGCTCGCAAACAGACAAATACAGCCAAAATTAAGATGCAGATACTAAATGTAACAGTAGCTATACATTAGATtcagattcaactttattgtcattacacaTGTGCAAGTACAGGGTAACCAAATTCAGTTAGGTACAAGCTTAAGGTACAAAATTAGGCAGAGTAAAACTGAAGTTAGTGTATTTTTAACCAGAATTATCACCTCGCACTTGAACGCCTCCAACAATCAGTTAAATTCCAGGAAACATGGTAACAATGGCCCCCCATTCCTGAATTGCAGTGTTAATTAAGTGGTTTTGCTAAACATTAGGATGTTAAACTGTCATgaatttgatataaaatgtcagaacattAGGTACAACAGGTATTTGCCTCAAAATTTgtcataaatgtgtgtatttttgggaGGCTATTCGACTGTTGAACCCACTAAATTTCTAAAAGTCAACGTCTAAATTGACAtagaaagaaatcattttgaTAGTCAATTAGCCGTGAGATATAAATGTCTGTTTGTGAATGTAATGATAAGatagataataaaaaagaacattaaaataataaatgaataaaacacagttttacttttttgtgattttaaagtgTACATATATTGTGAAAACCGAGTCCTGCAGACATGATCGCTTTTAATTAAACACTGGCTTGGTGATTTGACATGCAAATGAGCAAATGAAGTGAGGAAATGCATGAAAACCACATAAAGCTAAAGTCTGTGATGCTGCAGCTGTCCTTCATGTGTGTAATCCCTCATTAAACATCCCTGAAATCTTGATGCCACTGTAAACACAAGCTATATTTATCAAGTTTTAGATGCATATCAAATTTcaactgtgtttttctaattgtgGTATTGAAAATTGTGGTATTTTCTGGATTTTTCATGAACCCTGAAAGTTTTTTGTACCCTAATTGTCATCTGCTTTACAGCTCAGAAAGATATCTTGCCACCAAAAATATATTCAGATTTTTACCCTTTTGTgctatttaattattaaattgaaaaaaattaagtcaaataataataattacaagtAAAAGAATATATCTGTGCAAGAGTTTtgatgtttctgtctgtgtttctttgtatcATGATaaagttttgaaaatgtttctgTGCAGTAGGTGGAAGTGAAAAACCTTAAATGAGTCACATGTTTTACAGACTCTGCAGAACAGAGTCATCACATTTGTACTTCCTGTCATGGCAGAAATAAGTGCACATTGTAAAGCTGTAATAAAGGATGCACACTGCCAGGAAGAAGGGGAGCTTATAGTTATGAGGATGCAAACACTTAAATATTGCAAACACTTACTTAAATCACATTAGTTCAGTTCAGGTCAACGCTATTATAATCTGCGTTTGTGATGTCCTTTTTAGGCTTGAGGCTTTAGTTCATCACAaaaatgataagaaaacttGACATTTGATGCCTAAATCCTGATG
This genomic interval from Solea solea chromosome 18, fSolSol10.1, whole genome shotgun sequence contains the following:
- the lgals3a gene encoding galectin-3 yields the protein MADFSLSDALGDDTPRKAEKIGNTNPTAPACNPQLPANPGWPGSAPGAPTQPSAPGGFAGGSSGPGAPGQFPFPSGPGAPGQYPGPPSAPGGFPPGHGVPGQFPPAPGAPGQFPSGPGAPGQFPGQFPGHYPSEGAPGQLPGGPVPYPTGPFASGPGAPPGPYPNVPYPGGQPGHPGGNGMYGPGGPGGFPPPAGPGSFPAFPAGGFPPMPTGSWGPSAGGGFPPAPGPFGPGPMGPYGGPAAPGGMLMVPYDLPLHAGILPRLVITIVGEPLPGADRFQVDFIRGPDVVFHFNPRFPEQTIVRNSNLGGCWGPEEREGGFPFVHGRRFELKILVEEDMFKVAVDGSHLLEFEHRSGGLEEVTLLRITGDVALDSASPSMI